Proteins from a single region of Sinorhizobium alkalisoli:
- the rph gene encoding ribonuclease PH: MRPSGRRTDQMRKVSFERNFSKHAEGSCLVRFGDTHVLCTASLEEKVPAWLRNGGKGWITAEYGMLPRATGERMRREAATGRQSGRTQEIQRLIGRSLRAVVDLPALGERQISIDCDVIQADGGTRTASITGAWIALHDCLKWMEGRNMIKLEKVLKDHVAAISCGIFANQPVIDLDYIEDSAAETDANFVMTGAGGLVEIQGTAEGKPFSEEEFATLMRLAKDGIAELVGLQKQAIAG, from the coding sequence ATGCGGCCATCCGGCAGACGAACCGACCAAATGCGCAAGGTTTCCTTCGAGCGCAATTTCTCCAAGCACGCGGAGGGCTCATGCCTCGTGCGCTTCGGCGACACGCATGTCCTGTGCACGGCAAGCCTTGAAGAAAAGGTTCCCGCCTGGCTGCGCAATGGCGGCAAGGGCTGGATCACCGCGGAATACGGCATGCTGCCGCGGGCGACCGGCGAGCGGATGAGGCGCGAAGCGGCGACAGGCAGGCAGAGCGGTCGCACGCAGGAGATTCAGCGCCTAATCGGCCGGTCGCTTCGCGCGGTGGTCGACCTGCCGGCCCTCGGTGAGCGCCAGATTTCGATCGATTGCGACGTGATCCAGGCGGATGGCGGCACCCGGACAGCTTCGATCACCGGCGCCTGGATCGCGCTGCACGACTGCCTGAAGTGGATGGAAGGACGCAACATGATCAAGCTGGAGAAGGTTCTAAAGGATCATGTCGCCGCCATCTCCTGCGGCATCTTCGCCAACCAGCCGGTCATCGATCTCGATTACATCGAGGACTCGGCTGCCGAAACCGATGCCAATTTCGTGATGACGGGCGCCGGCGGCCTGGTCGAAATCCAGGGAACGGCAGAGGGCAAGCCCTTCAGCGAGGAGGAATTCGCAACGCTGATGCGGCTTGCAAAAGACGGCATTGCCGAGCTCGTAGGGCTGCAGAAGCAGGCGATAGCCGGCTGA
- a CDS encoding VOC family protein produces MAPALEGILETALYADDLDSAEAFYGRILGLERITRVGNRHVFFRCGEGVLLIFNPAETVKHPTNDALPVPPHGAKGNGHMCFRVAPQALDAWKATLKAAGIEIEADIRWPNGARSFYFRDPAGNSLECAEPGLWAKN; encoded by the coding sequence TTGGCTCCGGCGCTCGAAGGCATTCTCGAAACCGCACTCTATGCGGACGATCTCGACAGCGCCGAGGCCTTCTACGGTAGGATCCTCGGCCTTGAGCGCATCACCCGTGTCGGCAATCGGCATGTCTTCTTCCGCTGCGGCGAGGGCGTGCTCTTGATCTTCAACCCGGCGGAGACCGTGAAGCACCCTACTAATGATGCGCTTCCGGTGCCGCCGCATGGCGCGAAGGGCAACGGCCACATGTGCTTCCGTGTGGCGCCGCAAGCGCTCGACGCCTGGAAGGCGACGCTCAAGGCGGCGGGTATCGAAATCGAAGCGGATATCCGTTGGCCTAATGGCGCCCGGTCGTTTTATTTCCGCGATCCGGCCGGCAATAGCCTCGAATGCGCGGAACCGGGCCTCTGGGCCAAGAATTGA
- the hrcA gene encoding heat-inducible transcriptional repressor HrcA has protein sequence MVARNPPKKGIASALDERSGEIFRRIVETYLESGEPLGSRNLSRLLPMSLSPASVRNVMSDLEHLGLIYSPHVSAGRLPTQTGLRFFVDAFMQVGRLSPEDRASIERQVRPGDRDQPVESLLTEASQMLSGMSRGAGLVITTKSDPVLKHVEFIRLAPTKALAVLVGEHDQVENRIIELPAGITSAQLTEAANFVNAHLAGQTIPELRSQLEKVKETVRGELNALSQDLVERGLAIWSGSEGDGKPARLIVRGRANLLEGVEGGEDIDRLRMLFDDLEKKDSLIELLDLAESGPGVRIFIGSENKLFSLSGSSLIVAPYRDGDDRIVGAVGVIGPTRLNYSRIVPMVDYTAQLMSRLSR, from the coding sequence ATGGTAGCGCGCAACCCTCCAAAAAAGGGGATCGCATCGGCGCTGGACGAGCGCTCCGGCGAGATTTTCCGGCGAATCGTAGAGACCTATCTCGAAAGCGGCGAACCGCTCGGTTCACGCAATCTGTCGCGGCTCTTGCCGATGTCGCTCTCGCCCGCTTCCGTGCGCAATGTCATGAGCGATCTCGAGCACCTCGGGCTTATCTATTCGCCTCATGTCAGCGCCGGACGGCTGCCGACTCAGACGGGCTTACGCTTCTTCGTCGACGCATTCATGCAGGTCGGCAGGCTTTCCCCCGAAGACCGCGCCTCGATCGAGCGGCAGGTGCGACCGGGCGACCGCGATCAGCCGGTGGAGAGCCTGCTTACGGAAGCAAGCCAGATGCTCTCCGGCATGTCCCGCGGCGCCGGCCTCGTGATCACGACCAAGAGCGATCCGGTGCTGAAGCACGTCGAATTCATTCGCCTGGCGCCGACAAAAGCGCTCGCCGTCCTCGTCGGAGAGCACGACCAAGTGGAAAACCGGATCATCGAGCTGCCGGCGGGGATCACGAGCGCGCAACTCACCGAAGCCGCGAATTTCGTCAATGCCCATCTCGCCGGCCAGACCATACCCGAGTTGCGTTCGCAGCTGGAAAAGGTCAAGGAGACGGTGCGCGGCGAACTCAATGCACTGTCGCAGGATCTGGTCGAGCGCGGGCTGGCGATCTGGTCGGGCAGCGAAGGCGATGGCAAGCCGGCGCGCCTCATCGTGCGCGGGCGTGCCAATCTGCTCGAGGGCGTGGAGGGCGGCGAAGACATCGACCGGCTGCGCATGCTGTTCGACGACCTGGAAAAGAAGGACAGCCTGATCGAACTGCTCGATCTCGCCGAAAGCGGCCCGGGCGTGCGTATCTTCATTGGCTCGGAGAACAAGCTGTTCTCGCTATCCGGATCGTCGCTGATCGTTGCGCCCTATCGCGACGGAGACGACCGCATCGTCGGCGCAGTCGGCGTAATCGGGCCGACCAGGCTCAATTATTCGCGCATCGTCCCCATGGTGGATTATACCGCGCAACTGATGTCGCGGCTGTCTCGCTGA
- the grpE gene encoding nucleotide exchange factor GrpE — MTDETNKNGSGAAAPEENVKAAEPEATETPEAAAAPDPLELAKAENAELRDKYLRLAAEMDNLRRRTERDVRDAKSYSVAGFARDMLAVSDNLRRALDAIPAEARESADAGLAALIEGVEMTERSMLAALERHGVKKLDPTGQKFDPNFHQAMFEIPNVEVPNNTVVQVVQAGYTIGERVLRPAMVGVAKGGPKVASSENETPAA, encoded by the coding sequence ATGACCGACGAAACGAACAAGAACGGATCTGGGGCCGCGGCGCCGGAGGAAAACGTGAAGGCCGCTGAGCCGGAAGCGACGGAAACGCCGGAAGCTGCGGCCGCGCCAGATCCGCTGGAGCTCGCCAAGGCGGAGAATGCAGAGCTTCGTGACAAGTATCTTCGCCTGGCCGCCGAGATGGACAATCTGCGCAGGCGAACCGAGCGTGACGTCAGGGATGCCAAGTCCTATTCCGTCGCGGGCTTCGCGCGCGACATGCTGGCCGTGTCCGACAATCTTCGCCGCGCCCTCGACGCCATTCCAGCGGAAGCAAGGGAATCGGCGGATGCGGGTCTCGCCGCGCTGATCGAGGGCGTCGAGATGACCGAGCGCTCCATGCTGGCCGCGCTTGAGCGCCATGGCGTGAAGAAGCTCGACCCCACAGGGCAGAAATTCGATCCGAATTTCCACCAGGCGATGTTCGAGATTCCCAACGTCGAGGTTCCAAACAACACCGTCGTTCAGGTCGTCCAGGCGGGCTACACGATCGGTGAACGCGTGCTGCGTCCCGCAATGGTCGGCGTCGCCAAGGGTGGTCCGAAAGTGGCCTCGAGCGAAAACGAGACGCCGGCAGCCTAG
- the ptsN gene encoding PTS IIA-like nitrogen regulatory protein PtsN, protein MALAGLLHQNAIIPAMRANSKKQVLQELAARASKLTGLPEREIFDVILQRERLGSTGVGNGIAIPHGKLAELSSLVGIFARLETPVDFEALDDQPVDLVFLLLAPEGAGADHLKALSRIARVLRDHDMVTRLRASDSASAIYTLLNEDTTSHAA, encoded by the coding sequence ATGGCATTGGCAGGCTTGCTGCATCAAAATGCGATCATCCCGGCCATGAGGGCCAACTCGAAAAAGCAAGTCCTCCAGGAATTGGCGGCCAGAGCATCCAAACTCACCGGTCTTCCCGAGCGGGAAATCTTCGATGTAATCCTTCAGCGGGAGCGGCTCGGCTCAACGGGCGTGGGCAACGGCATCGCCATTCCGCATGGAAAGCTTGCCGAACTATCCTCGCTTGTTGGCATTTTCGCCCGGCTCGAAACGCCGGTCGATTTCGAGGCACTCGACGACCAGCCGGTCGACCTCGTATTCCTGTTGCTCGCGCCCGAGGGTGCCGGCGCCGACCACCTGAAAGCGCTGTCGCGTATTGCGCGCGTACTGCGCGACCATGACATGGTCACGCGGCTGCGGGCGAGCGATTCCGCGAGCGCCATCTACACGCTTCTCAACGAGGATACGACCTCGCACGCCGCCTGA